Proteins encoded within one genomic window of Sphaerotilus montanus:
- a CDS encoding YecA/YgfB family protein gives MTTVHDLNDAEIGELDDLLAAIPQPLDALDVVMLDGYLCGVLSQPVAIDIADWLPPACDWNLGEGGQVLTPDTPGWHAAKHERLMALAQRRHDAIHRAMVEDEWFDPIVMQPLDENDQPLTGRAEIEGALAPWVTGFEHALNHFPALEELGHADLSDLLACLRRHLPEQTEDEQAYTKALDQEQPLKSLDAAIEDLVSTVIDLATIGRTQRLKVPTVRRGMPKVGRNEPCPCGSGRKYKLCHGRDQS, from the coding sequence ATGACCACAGTCCACGACCTGAACGACGCCGAAATCGGCGAACTCGACGACCTGCTCGCCGCCATCCCCCAGCCGCTCGATGCGCTGGACGTGGTGATGCTGGACGGCTACCTCTGCGGCGTGCTGTCGCAGCCGGTCGCCATCGACATCGCCGACTGGCTGCCGCCGGCCTGCGACTGGAACCTGGGCGAGGGTGGGCAGGTGCTGACGCCCGACACGCCGGGCTGGCACGCGGCCAAGCACGAGCGCCTGATGGCCCTGGCCCAGCGCCGCCACGACGCCATCCACCGCGCGATGGTCGAGGACGAATGGTTCGATCCCATCGTCATGCAGCCGCTCGACGAGAACGACCAGCCGCTGACCGGCCGTGCCGAGATCGAAGGGGCCCTGGCGCCGTGGGTGACGGGCTTCGAGCATGCGCTGAACCACTTCCCCGCACTGGAAGAGCTGGGCCACGCCGACCTGTCCGACCTGCTGGCCTGCCTGCGCCGTCACCTGCCGGAGCAGACCGAGGACGAACAGGCCTACACCAAGGCGCTGGATCAGGAGCAGCCGCTCAAGTCACTGGATGCCGCGATCGAGGATCTGGTCTCCACCGTCATCGATCTGGCCACCATCGGCCGGACGCAGCGCCTGAAGGTGCCGACCGTGCGCCGTGGCATGCCCAAGGTGGGCCGCAACGAGCCCTGTCCCTGCGGCAGTGGCCGCAAGTACAAGCTGTGCCACGGGCGAGATCAAAGTTGA
- the dinB gene encoding DNA polymerase IV produces MPAPAPLPRLVAHLDMDAFYASVELLRRPELRGQMVVVGGSRHRAAEYAGDWPRLGDYTGRGVVTTATYEARARGIHSGMGLMKAAALAPQAVLLPADFDEYRRLSRAFKAAVAEMAPDIEDRGIDEIYIELTHLPRVRDAVGHDPLGGARALAQDIKNNVRRATGLSCSIGLAPNKLLAKICSDLDKPDGLTVVMADDVPTRIWPLPVRRINGIGPKAGAQLDALGVHTIGELAACAPDWLVTHFGRNHGLWMHQAAQGLDDRPVVTHSEPVSMSRETTFERDLHARHDKAALGAIFTRLCEQVAGDLQRKGYVGRTIGIKLRFDDFRSVTRDLTLPAPTAQAEAIRRAGGLCLKRVDLSRRLRLLGVRVGGLSKAGARPAPGSRSAAQGASATPTEEPTSMRQTLPLFPDDEAPSS; encoded by the coding sequence ATGCCCGCCCCTGCCCCGCTGCCCCGCCTTGTAGCCCACCTCGACATGGACGCCTTCTACGCGTCGGTCGAACTGCTGCGCCGGCCGGAACTGCGCGGGCAGATGGTCGTGGTCGGCGGCAGCCGGCACCGCGCCGCCGAGTACGCCGGCGACTGGCCGCGCCTGGGCGACTACACCGGCCGCGGCGTCGTCACCACCGCCACCTACGAGGCCCGGGCCCGCGGCATCCACTCCGGCATGGGGCTGATGAAGGCCGCTGCACTCGCGCCACAGGCGGTGCTGCTGCCGGCCGACTTCGACGAGTACCGCCGCCTGTCGCGGGCGTTCAAGGCGGCGGTGGCGGAGATGGCGCCCGACATCGAAGACCGCGGCATCGACGAAATCTACATCGAGCTGACCCACCTGCCCCGCGTGCGCGACGCCGTCGGCCACGACCCGCTCGGCGGTGCACGCGCACTCGCGCAGGACATCAAGAACAACGTGCGCCGCGCCACCGGCCTGTCGTGCTCGATCGGGCTGGCGCCGAACAAGCTGCTGGCCAAGATCTGCAGCGACCTCGACAAGCCGGACGGGCTGACGGTGGTGATGGCGGACGATGTGCCGACCCGCATCTGGCCGCTGCCGGTGCGCCGCATCAACGGGATCGGGCCGAAAGCGGGTGCGCAGCTGGACGCGCTGGGCGTGCACACCATCGGCGAACTCGCGGCCTGCGCGCCGGACTGGCTCGTCACCCACTTCGGGCGCAACCACGGCCTGTGGATGCACCAGGCCGCGCAGGGGCTGGACGACCGGCCGGTGGTCACGCACAGCGAGCCGGTCTCCATGAGCCGCGAAACCACCTTCGAGCGCGACCTGCACGCCCGCCACGACAAGGCCGCGCTCGGCGCGATCTTCACCCGGCTGTGCGAGCAGGTGGCCGGCGACCTGCAGCGCAAGGGCTACGTCGGCCGCACCATCGGCATCAAGCTGCGCTTCGACGATTTCCGCAGCGTCACGCGGGATCTGACGCTGCCCGCGCCCACCGCGCAGGCCGAGGCGATCCGGCGGGCGGGCGGGCTGTGCCTGAAACGGGTCGATCTGAGCCGGCGGCTGCGGCTGCTGGGGGTGCGGGTCGGCGGGCTGTCGAAGGCCGGTGCGCGCCCGGCACCGGGCAGCCGATCAGCAGCGCAGGGCGCCAGTGCCACGCCAACCGAGGAGCCGACGTCGATGCGTCAGACCTTGCCGCTGTTCCCGGACGACGAGGCGCCTTCGTCCTGA
- a CDS encoding universal stress protein produces the protein MKILVAVDGSEFTRRMVAYWAAHDEWLGPQHTYTVLTVVPPIPPRAAAVLDRELLHSYYADEGEKVFHPIRTFLDKQGLKATFLSKTGHIADTISKTATEGHFDLLVMGSHGHSELANLVLGSVATRVMAHCKTPVLLVR, from the coding sequence ATGAAGATTCTTGTTGCCGTTGATGGCAGTGAATTCACCCGCCGGATGGTGGCCTACTGGGCGGCGCACGACGAATGGCTCGGGCCGCAGCACACCTACACCGTGCTCACGGTGGTGCCGCCGATTCCGCCGAGGGCGGCTGCGGTGCTCGACCGCGAGCTGCTGCACTCGTACTACGCGGACGAGGGCGAGAAGGTCTTCCACCCGATCCGCACGTTCCTGGACAAGCAGGGACTCAAGGCCACGTTTCTGAGCAAGACCGGCCACATCGCGGACACCATCAGCAAGACCGCGACCGAAGGACACTTCGATCTGCTGGTGATGGGCTCGCACGGCCATTCGGAGCTGGCCAATCTGGTGCTCGGCTCGGTGGCCACCCGGGTGATGGCGCACTGCAAGACCCCGGTGCTGCTGGTGCGCTGA
- a CDS encoding CoA-acylating methylmalonate-semialdehyde dehydrogenase produces MTQPYTDTRDIGHYIHGERVASTSGRAQAVYNPATGAVARQVALASVDEVNAAVASAKAAFPAWSETPPIRRARVMNNFLALLNEHRDELAAMITAEHGKVFTDAIGEVSRGIDIVEFACGIPQLLKGDYTDQVSTGIDNWTMRQSLGVVAGITPFNFPCMVPCWMFPVAIACGNSFILKPSERDPSPSLFMAELLKKAGLPDGVFNVVQGDKLAVDTLLTHPDVKAVSFVGSTPIAQYIYETGAHHGKRVQALGGAKNHMVVMPDADVDQVVDALIGAAYGSAGERCMAISVAVLVGDIADKVVPLVAERAKALKIKNGMELDAEMGPIVTAVARDRIEGYIGIGVEEGAQLVVDGRGFRPAGFEDGFWTGGTLFDHVTPEMRIYKEEIFGPVLACVRVADFATAVDLVNAHEFGNGVACYTSDGGVAREFARRIQVGMVGINVPIPVPMAWHGFGGWKKSLFGDMHAYGEEGVRFYTKQKSVMQRWPASIAKGAEFVMPTAK; encoded by the coding sequence ATGACCCAGCCCTACACCGACACCCGCGACATCGGCCACTACATCCACGGCGAGCGCGTCGCCAGCACCAGCGGCCGCGCGCAAGCCGTCTACAACCCCGCCACCGGCGCTGTCGCCCGGCAGGTCGCGCTGGCCAGCGTGGACGAGGTGAACGCCGCGGTCGCGTCGGCCAAGGCAGCGTTTCCGGCGTGGTCCGAGACGCCGCCGATCCGCCGCGCGCGGGTGATGAACAACTTCCTCGCGCTGCTGAACGAACACCGCGACGAACTCGCCGCGATGATCACCGCCGAACACGGCAAGGTCTTCACCGACGCGATCGGCGAAGTCAGCCGCGGCATCGATATCGTCGAGTTCGCCTGCGGCATCCCGCAGTTGCTGAAGGGCGACTACACCGACCAGGTCTCGACCGGCATCGACAACTGGACGATGCGCCAGTCGCTGGGCGTGGTGGCCGGCATCACGCCGTTCAACTTCCCGTGCATGGTGCCGTGCTGGATGTTCCCGGTGGCGATCGCCTGCGGGAACAGCTTCATCCTGAAGCCGAGCGAGCGTGACCCGAGCCCGAGCCTGTTCATGGCTGAGCTGCTGAAGAAGGCCGGGTTGCCGGATGGGGTGTTCAACGTCGTGCAGGGCGACAAGCTCGCGGTGGACACGCTGCTGACGCACCCGGACGTGAAGGCGGTCAGCTTCGTCGGCTCGACGCCGATCGCGCAGTACATCTACGAGACGGGCGCGCACCACGGCAAGCGCGTGCAGGCGCTCGGCGGCGCGAAGAACCACATGGTCGTGATGCCCGATGCGGATGTCGATCAGGTGGTGGACGCGCTGATCGGCGCGGCGTATGGCTCGGCGGGCGAGCGGTGCATGGCGATCTCGGTGGCGGTGCTGGTGGGCGACATCGCCGACAAGGTCGTGCCGCTGGTGGCCGAGCGTGCCAAGGCGCTGAAGATCAAGAACGGCATGGAACTCGACGCCGAGATGGGGCCGATCGTCACGGCAGTGGCGCGGGACCGGATCGAGGGCTACATCGGCATCGGGGTGGAGGAGGGCGCGCAGCTCGTCGTCGATGGGCGCGGCTTCCGGCCGGCGGGGTTCGAGGACGGGTTCTGGACGGGCGGCACGCTGTTCGACCACGTCACGCCGGAGATGCGCATCTACAAGGAAGAGATCTTCGGCCCGGTGCTGGCCTGCGTGCGCGTGGCCGATTTCGCCACGGCGGTCGATCTGGTCAACGCCCACGAGTTCGGGAATGGGGTGGCCTGCTACACCAGCGATGGTGGCGTGGCGCGCGAGTTCGCGCGGCGCATCCAGGTGGGCATGGTCGGCATCAACGTGCCGATCCCGGTGCCGATGGCGTGGCACGGGTTTGGGGGCTGGAAGAAGAGCCTGTTTGGCGACATGCACGCCTATGGGGAAGAGGGCGTGCGGTTCTATACCAAGCAGAAGTCGGTGATGCAGCGGTGGCCGGCGAGTATTGCGAAGGGCGCGGAATTCGTGATGCCGACGGCGAAGTGA
- a CDS encoding cob(I)yrinic acid a,c-diamide adenosyltransferase, whose product MGHRLTQISTRTGDDGTTGLGDGTRVPKDHLRISAMGDVDELNSQLGVLLAEPLPDEVRELLVVVQHELFNLGGELCIPGYTLLKDEAVLRLDEALATHNATLPRLEEFILPAGTRSAALAHVARTIARRAERAVVTLTAQDPSAVNAAPRQYLNRLSDLLFVLARVLNRANLDGLGGDDVYWRSERLLRNAE is encoded by the coding sequence ATGGGACATCGACTCACTCAGATCAGCACCCGCACCGGCGACGACGGCACCACCGGCCTCGGCGACGGCACCCGCGTGCCCAAGGACCACCTGCGCATCTCGGCGATGGGCGACGTGGACGAACTCAACTCGCAACTCGGCGTGCTGCTGGCCGAGCCGCTGCCCGACGAGGTGCGCGAACTGCTGGTGGTGGTCCAGCACGAGCTGTTCAACCTGGGCGGCGAGCTGTGCATCCCCGGCTACACGCTGCTCAAGGACGAGGCCGTGCTGCGGCTGGACGAGGCGCTGGCGACGCACAACGCCACCCTGCCCCGCCTGGAGGAGTTCATCCTGCCAGCCGGTACCCGCAGCGCCGCGCTGGCCCACGTGGCCCGCACGATCGCCCGCCGGGCCGAGCGCGCCGTGGTGACCCTGACCGCGCAGGACCCGAGCGCCGTCAACGCCGCGCCGCGCCAGTATCTGAACCGGCTGTCGGACCTGCTGTTCGTGCTGGCACGGGTGCTGAACCGCGCCAATCTGGATGGCCTGGGCGGTGATGACGTCTACTGGCGCAGCGAGCGCCTGCTGCGCAACGCCGAATGA
- a CDS encoding LysR family transcriptional regulator, with product MDTRRIDHLWSHVHWLTVLGDLGSYTAAAQRLGVSKAAMSQRISELERAAGVPLVQRTTRSVRLTEAGQQLVDSTRSAFEQIERGFSGVKDLAAQPRGLLRVTMPVALGRQTVVPHLPAFLRAYPEVRLELNLSDRLTSLAQEGFDLAIRHTEHPPETHVAWRLADTRALLVATRGYLAERGTPQHPSELAQHDCLHYVRPGDAPTWQFREAQAAAGVQASHVTVAVRGPFSANNSEVLREAAAAGLGIALLPDFSAEAALAAGDVVEVLPDWRSVGAFGGHLYALRPYSPHVPRTVLALVGHLRQTMDKKNPPG from the coding sequence ATGGACACCCGCCGCATCGACCACCTCTGGTCCCACGTCCACTGGCTCACCGTGCTCGGCGACCTGGGTAGCTACACCGCCGCCGCGCAACGGCTGGGCGTGAGCAAGGCGGCGATGAGCCAGCGCATCAGCGAGCTGGAGCGCGCCGCCGGCGTGCCGCTGGTGCAGCGCACGACCCGCAGCGTGCGCCTCACCGAAGCCGGCCAGCAGCTCGTCGACAGCACGCGCAGCGCCTTCGAGCAGATCGAGCGCGGGTTCTCGGGCGTCAAGGATCTGGCGGCGCAGCCCCGCGGCCTGCTGCGCGTGACGATGCCGGTGGCGCTGGGGCGGCAGACGGTGGTGCCGCACCTGCCGGCCTTTCTGCGCGCGTATCCGGAGGTGCGGCTGGAGCTGAACCTGTCGGACCGGCTGACCTCGCTGGCGCAGGAGGGCTTCGACCTGGCGATCCGCCACACCGAACATCCGCCCGAGACACATGTGGCCTGGCGGCTGGCGGACACGCGGGCGCTGCTGGTGGCCACCCGCGGCTATCTGGCCGAACGCGGCACGCCGCAGCACCCGTCCGAGCTGGCGCAGCACGACTGCCTGCACTACGTCCGCCCCGGCGACGCGCCGACCTGGCAGTTCCGCGAAGCGCAGGCCGCCGCGGGCGTGCAGGCCAGCCATGTCACCGTGGCCGTGCGCGGGCCGTTCAGCGCCAACAACAGCGAGGTGCTGCGCGAGGCGGCCGCGGCGGGGCTGGGCATCGCGCTGCTGCCGGACTTCAGCGCCGAGGCGGCCCTGGCGGCGGGCGACGTGGTGGAGGTGCTGCCGGACTGGCGCAGCGTGGGCGCCTTTGGCGGGCATCTGTATGCCCTGCGCCCGTACAGCCCGCATGTGCCGCGCACGGTGCTCGCGCTGGTCGGGCACCTTCGGCAGACGATGGACAAAAAAAACCCACCCGGTTAG
- the tldD gene encoding metalloprotease TldD, with protein MISREPTLERLATARQLLLDPFGLTEASLTRALNTISAHRVDDADLYFQYTRSEGWSLEEGIVKSGSFSIDQGVGVRAVAGEKTAFAYSDDISEAALLDAARTVRTIAAAGQSRRVKIDTPQQIAASRSLYAGMDPIASLDSVQKVALLERVEKMARAKDPRVVQVMAGMAGEYDVVMVARADGTLAADVRPLVRVSITVIAEQNGRREVGSAGGGGRFGFGYFTDALLQQYVDQAVHAALTNLDSRPAPAGEMTVVLGSGWPGILLHEAVGHGLEGDFNRKGSSTFSGRIGERVAAKGVTVLDDGTIADRRGSLNIDDEGHASQKNVLIEDGILKGYIQDAMNARLMKTAPTGNGRRESYAHVPMPRMTNTYMLAGDKTPEEIIASIDRGLYASNFGGGQVDITSGKFVFSASEAYWVEKGKILYPVKGATLIGNGPDAMNRVSMIGNDLALDSGVGTCGKDGQSVPVGVGQPTLRIDGLTVGGTA; from the coding sequence ATGATCTCTCGCGAACCCACCCTCGAACGCCTGGCCACTGCGCGCCAGTTGCTGCTGGACCCGTTTGGCCTGACCGAGGCCAGCCTGACCCGGGCGCTCAACACCATCTCGGCGCACCGCGTCGACGATGCGGACCTGTACTTCCAGTACACCCGCAGCGAGGGCTGGAGCCTGGAGGAGGGCATCGTCAAGAGCGGCAGCTTCAGCATCGACCAGGGCGTCGGCGTGCGGGCCGTGGCGGGCGAGAAGACGGCGTTTGCCTACTCGGACGACATCTCCGAAGCCGCGCTGCTGGACGCCGCACGCACCGTGCGCACCATCGCCGCCGCCGGCCAGAGCCGCCGCGTGAAGATCGACACCCCGCAGCAGATCGCTGCCAGCCGCAGCCTCTACGCCGGCATGGACCCGATCGCCTCGCTCGACAGCGTGCAGAAGGTCGCGCTGCTGGAGCGGGTCGAGAAGATGGCGCGGGCCAAGGATCCGCGCGTCGTGCAGGTCATGGCCGGCATGGCGGGCGAGTACGACGTGGTGATGGTCGCCCGCGCCGATGGCACGCTGGCCGCCGATGTGCGCCCGCTGGTGCGCGTGTCGATCACCGTGATCGCCGAGCAGAACGGGCGGCGCGAGGTCGGCTCGGCCGGTGGTGGCGGCCGCTTCGGTTTTGGCTACTTCACGGACGCGCTGCTGCAGCAGTACGTCGACCAGGCGGTGCACGCCGCGCTGACGAATCTGGACAGCCGCCCGGCGCCGGCCGGCGAGATGACGGTGGTGCTCGGCTCGGGCTGGCCCGGCATCCTGCTGCACGAAGCCGTCGGCCACGGGCTGGAAGGCGACTTCAACCGCAAGGGATCGAGCACCTTCTCCGGCCGCATCGGCGAGCGCGTCGCGGCCAAGGGCGTCACCGTGCTGGACGACGGCACCATCGCCGACCGGCGTGGTTCGCTCAACATCGACGACGAAGGCCACGCCAGCCAGAAGAACGTGCTGATCGAGGACGGCATCCTCAAGGGCTACATCCAGGATGCGATGAACGCCCGCCTGATGAAGACCGCGCCCACCGGCAACGGCCGCCGCGAGAGCTACGCCCATGTGCCGATGCCGCGCATGACCAACACCTACATGCTGGCCGGCGACAAGACCCCCGAGGAAATCATCGCGTCGATCGACCGTGGCCTCTACGCCAGCAACTTCGGTGGTGGGCAAGTGGACATCACCAGCGGCAAGTTCGTGTTCTCGGCCAGCGAGGCCTACTGGGTCGAGAAGGGCAAGATCCTGTACCCGGTCAAGGGCGCGACGCTGATCGGCAACGGCCCGGACGCGATGAACCGCGTGTCGATGATCGGCAACGACCTGGCGCTCGACTCCGGCGTGGGCACCTGCGGCAAGGACGGCCAGAGCGTGCCGGTCGGTGTCGGCCAGCCCACACTGCGCATCGACGGGCTGACCGTTGGTGGCACGGCCTGA
- a CDS encoding ClpXP protease specificity-enhancing factor: MSIDSDSQGTSTRPYLVRALHDWCTDNGFTPLLAVHVDESVRVPMEFVKNNEIVLNVSFDATSGLRLGNEFIDFKARFGGIPRDIAVPIDHVIAIYARENGQGMAFPVPTEPSTLSNSADVAASAPPAPAATGLRLASEPTVARPDGDEQPPPPSAPPAGGRPSLKRIK, from the coding sequence ATGTCCATCGATTCTGATTCCCAGGGCACGTCCACGCGGCCCTACCTCGTGCGGGCCCTGCACGACTGGTGCACCGACAACGGCTTCACGCCGCTGCTGGCGGTGCACGTCGACGAATCGGTGCGTGTGCCGATGGAGTTCGTCAAGAACAACGAGATCGTGCTGAACGTCAGCTTCGATGCGACCAGCGGTCTGCGTCTGGGCAACGAGTTCATCGACTTCAAGGCACGCTTCGGCGGCATTCCGCGTGACATCGCGGTCCCGATCGACCACGTGATCGCCATCTATGCCCGTGAAAACGGGCAGGGCATGGCGTTTCCGGTGCCGACCGAGCCGTCGACGCTGAGCAACAGTGCCGATGTCGCTGCATCGGCCCCGCCGGCTCCTGCCGCGACGGGGCTGCGTCTGGCCAGCGAACCGACGGTGGCCAGGCCGGACGGCGACGAACAACCTCCACCGCCGTCGGCCCCGCCGGCTGGCGGACGGCCGTCACTCAAGCGCATCAAGTGA
- a CDS encoding 3-deoxy-7-phosphoheptulonate synthase, giving the protein MNATTAAPTDSWYPPADRTSQTDDERIQDVTPLPPPEHLIRFFPIRGTPVEQLIGSTRQSIRDIMQGRDDRLLVVIGPCSIHDPVAALDYARRLKPLREQYKDTLEIVMRVYFEKPRTTVGWKGLINDPYLDESYRIDEGLRIARQLLVEINRLGVPAGSEFLDVISPQYIGDLIAWGAIGARTTESQVHRELASGISAPIGFKNGTDGNLRIATDAIQAAGRPHHFLSVHKNGQVAIVETKGNTDCHVILRGGKAPNYDAASVAAAVRDLDAAKLPATLMVDCSHANSSKQHERQIAVARDIADQVAGGSRSVFGVMVESHLQAGAQKFSAGKDDPSKLEYGRSITDACIGWDDSEQVLAILDQAVKARRG; this is encoded by the coding sequence ATGAACGCCACCACCGCCGCCCCGACCGACTCCTGGTACCCGCCTGCCGACCGCACCTCGCAGACCGACGACGAAAGGATCCAGGACGTGACCCCCTTGCCCCCGCCCGAGCACCTCATCCGCTTCTTCCCGATCCGCGGGACGCCGGTCGAGCAACTGATTGGCAGCACCCGCCAGTCCATCCGCGACATCATGCAAGGCCGCGACGACCGGCTGCTGGTGGTGATCGGCCCGTGCTCCATCCACGACCCGGTCGCGGCCCTGGACTACGCCCGCCGCCTGAAGCCGCTGCGCGAGCAGTACAAGGACACGCTCGAAATCGTCATGCGCGTGTACTTCGAGAAGCCGCGCACGACGGTGGGCTGGAAGGGCCTGATCAACGACCCCTACCTCGACGAGAGCTACCGCATCGACGAGGGCCTGCGCATCGCGCGCCAGCTGCTGGTGGAGATCAACCGCCTGGGCGTGCCCGCGGGCAGCGAGTTCCTCGACGTGATCTCGCCGCAGTACATCGGTGACCTGATCGCCTGGGGCGCCATCGGTGCACGCACCACGGAGAGCCAGGTCCACCGCGAACTGGCCTCGGGCATCTCGGCGCCGATCGGCTTCAAGAACGGCACGGACGGCAATCTGCGCATCGCCACCGACGCCATCCAGGCCGCGGGCCGCCCGCACCACTTCCTGTCGGTGCACAAGAATGGCCAGGTCGCCATCGTCGAGACCAAGGGCAACACCGACTGCCACGTCATCCTGCGCGGCGGCAAGGCGCCCAACTACGACGCAGCCAGTGTCGCCGCCGCCGTGCGCGACCTCGACGCCGCCAAGCTGCCGGCCACGCTGATGGTCGACTGCAGCCACGCCAACAGCAGCAAGCAGCATGAGCGCCAGATCGCGGTCGCCCGCGACATCGCCGACCAGGTGGCTGGTGGTAGCCGCAGCGTGTTCGGCGTGATGGTGGAAAGCCACCTCCAGGCCGGTGCGCAGAAGTTCAGCGCCGGCAAGGACGATCCGTCGAAGCTCGAATACGGCCGCTCCATCACCGATGCCTGCATCGGCTGGGATGATTCAGAGCAAGTTCTGGCGATCCTCGACCAGGCGGTGAAGGCACGCCGCGGCTGA
- a CDS encoding alkaline phosphatase D family protein: MHLSRRSTLASLSRWAALLAAQRVLSAPNAGLTRLANPRFESDPFALGVASGQPRPRSVVLWTRLMADPGQAGAELPPALIPVTWQVADDDNFARIVRSGTVLADPAQAHSVRVLVEHLQPARRYCYRFLAGGVASPVGRTRTAPAENADVDRLRLALASCQHYEQGWFTAHREIAGQDLDAVVFVGDYIYDSSNRRFLLRAHEAEEPCTLDEFRARHVTYKRDPDLQACHAAHPWILAWDDHEVRNDYAGVFGDEETGSPQEFLRMRTAAYQAYFEHQPLAPDQLPGATGVRMHDRFRWGRLADLWMLDGRQYRSPQACNAPGVAGGHVRWHCHALADNQGTVLGADQERWLQDGLRSATGRWKLIGQSTQMSPWGLPGPDGRKLVYSDGWDGYPAARTRLLEHIATHQLQNVVFLGGDVHRHVAARLRANPDDPRTPVVASEFVTSSITTAGLPESLMSLIRRSNADILHARSDERGYMALDVTDRSLHCVARATGFPVLAHAQLHTQARFRVDSGRAGPQRE; the protein is encoded by the coding sequence ATGCACCTGTCTCGACGCTCCACCCTCGCCAGCCTGAGCCGCTGGGCCGCCCTGCTGGCCGCACAGCGGGTGCTGTCCGCCCCGAATGCGGGCCTGACGCGCCTCGCCAATCCGCGCTTCGAGAGCGACCCGTTCGCGCTCGGTGTCGCCAGCGGCCAGCCGCGTCCGCGCAGCGTGGTCCTGTGGACACGGCTCATGGCCGATCCGGGACAAGCCGGCGCCGAACTGCCACCGGCGCTGATCCCGGTCACCTGGCAGGTGGCGGACGACGACAACTTCGCCCGCATCGTCCGCAGCGGCACCGTGCTGGCCGATCCCGCCCAGGCGCACAGCGTGCGGGTGCTGGTGGAGCACCTGCAGCCGGCACGGCGCTATTGCTACCGGTTTCTGGCCGGGGGTGTGGCCAGCCCGGTCGGTCGCACCCGCACCGCGCCGGCCGAGAACGCCGACGTCGACCGTCTGCGCCTGGCGCTGGCGTCCTGCCAGCACTACGAGCAGGGCTGGTTCACGGCACACCGGGAAATCGCCGGACAGGATCTGGACGCCGTGGTCTTCGTCGGGGACTACATCTACGACTCCAGCAACAGGCGGTTTCTCCTGCGTGCGCACGAGGCCGAGGAGCCCTGCACGCTCGACGAGTTCCGCGCCCGCCACGTGACCTACAAGCGCGACCCGGACCTGCAGGCCTGCCACGCCGCCCATCCGTGGATCCTCGCCTGGGACGACCACGAGGTGCGCAACGACTACGCCGGCGTGTTCGGCGACGAGGAGACCGGATCGCCACAGGAGTTCCTGCGGATGCGCACCGCCGCCTACCAGGCCTACTTCGAACACCAGCCGCTCGCCCCGGACCAGTTGCCGGGTGCCACGGGTGTGCGCATGCACGACCGCTTCCGCTGGGGGCGACTGGCGGACCTCTGGATGCTCGACGGGCGGCAGTACCGCAGCCCGCAGGCCTGCAATGCCCCGGGAGTGGCGGGCGGCCACGTGCGCTGGCATTGCCACGCCCTCGCCGACAACCAAGGCACGGTGCTGGGCGCCGACCAGGAACGCTGGCTGCAGGACGGTCTGCGCAGCGCCACCGGCCGCTGGAAGCTGATCGGCCAGAGCACGCAGATGAGTCCCTGGGGCCTGCCCGGCCCGGACGGCAGGAAGCTGGTCTACAGCGACGGCTGGGACGGCTACCCCGCGGCACGCACGCGGCTTCTGGAGCACATCGCCACCCACCAGCTGCAGAACGTGGTGTTCCTCGGCGGCGACGTGCACCGCCATGTCGCGGCACGGCTGCGCGCCAACCCGGACGATCCACGCACGCCCGTGGTGGCCAGCGAGTTCGTGACCTCGTCGATCACCACGGCCGGATTGCCGGAATCCCTCATGTCGCTGATTCGCCGCAGCAATGCGGACATCCTGCACGCCCGCAGTGACGAGAGGGGTTACATGGCGCTGGACGTCACGGACCGGTCGCTACACTGTGTCGCAAGAGCTACAGGTTTCCCGGTTCTGGCACACGCGCAGCTGCACACGCAAGCACGCTTTCGTGTCGATTCGGGACGGGCCGGCCCGCAACGTGAATGA
- a CDS encoding YbaN family protein codes for MSPAIPVTPPRRPAWQRVLWLMAGGTSLLLGIAGIFLPLLPTTPFVLLAAACFSRGSTRCEAWLLGHPRFGPMVRDWRQHRAVPLRAKQLALVMMAIGSVTAAFTLPRLQWLPALCCTAVAWWLWHLPTRETLPQPQDEGASSSGNSGKV; via the coding sequence ATGTCCCCCGCCATCCCTGTGACCCCGCCACGGCGCCCTGCGTGGCAGCGCGTGCTGTGGTTGATGGCCGGCGGAACCAGCCTCCTGCTCGGCATCGCCGGGATCTTCCTGCCGCTGCTGCCCACCACACCGTTCGTGCTGCTGGCGGCCGCCTGCTTTTCGCGTGGCAGCACCCGCTGCGAAGCCTGGCTGCTCGGCCACCCCCGCTTCGGCCCGATGGTGCGGGACTGGCGCCAGCACCGCGCCGTGCCGCTGCGGGCCAAGCAGCTGGCACTGGTGATGATGGCCATCGGCTCGGTCACGGCCGCGTTCACGCTGCCGCGTCTGCAGTGGCTGCCGGCGCTGTGCTGCACGGCCGTGGCATGGTGGCTCTGGCACCTGCCGACCCGCGAGACCCTGCCGCAGCCTCAGGACGAAGGCGCCTCGTCGTCCGGGAACAGCGGCAAGGTCTGA